TCCTCTACGCTGTCCATTCCATCAATGTCAAAAAAGACTATATTGCCCGTAAAGCAGAGCAGTATTTATTTCCCTACATTAATACATTACAGAGGCACAAGTATGTTTGGGCAAATGGCTTAGCTCGACTCCAAATTTCCCCTTAGTGGAATAAAGATAgactagtgaacccaaaccagTAGGTTCAAATCGAAAGTGATTAACCGTGTAGACCTTGCACCATAAGATATTAAGATTAAGTTATTCAGTTGGCTAATATTAGCTACCAATAGCATTATTCAGAGAATATCAAAAGCCAAACCAGCaagaaaaccaaactaaaccaaaacacaatacatatataatccTATGCCTAAAACAAGACATAGCTTCTTGTCCTAAACTGTCACCATATAAGAAGATTACAAAAATCTTGTTTGAATGAACCAAACCTGGTTAGAGGGTATTCTGGTTCAAGGTAAATgaactatataattttacaaatgaTACAATACCATTAGACAAGAAGCTATGTGGTAATGCATTAGAGATAAGGTGATTTTCTCAAGGCTGTAATCATGTGGTAAGCGGCGGAGCTTTCTGCTTTCTTGATCTTGGATTGTTCATCTCCCTTCATGTATaatgtattttcttttgttgggaTCTTAATCTTAGCTGAGCAAACAAATCTCTTTCCTTTCACCGAGCTTCTCTCTTCCTCAACGCTGAAAAGAGTTAAAAACACAGtaacaaaatgttttaaactATGGATTACCAAATGTGTTCTGCTTTCTTAGATTATAAgactataaaatattcaaagatcAAATCAGTTTGGTTTTTGGATCATCATGATCTTTGTTAAGCCAGCAAGTCTTACTACAAATGCAAGTGAATGTAATCTTCCATAATATAGGAGTAAGATTAATACCTGTAGATCGGTTTAGGCCACTTTTTCTTTAAGCAAATCTCAATCAACTTTGTTTTCGCATATTTAAACTCAATTTGTACACTATCCTCATCAATAACCATTTCAACGGGAAGAACTTCTGACAACTGGCGTAAGGCTTCCTTACCAGCTATCAGCCTTGCGATATCTTTATTCTCAGCTCTCCCAGAAGCCACAAATTTATCATCAAGATATATATCAGCAATACTGTTATTGCCATCTTTCCAGTTCCTGATGTCGATTCGCTTCTTATGTTTGTGACATAACTTAAAAAGCTTAGACACAGGTTGAGGTTGCTTCTCCAAATCATCCAGTGTTACTATTGGTTCCAAAAGGCCCCTAAAGATCTGCAAACCGACAATAGGCAACATTAAactttaagaaaacaaagacaagaTATAAAGAAAAGACACAAGAAGAAGTAGATACATACCACCCAGAGCCTTTGTAGATCAAAATTGACATCAACATAAACAGCTCCAGCTAGAGACTCCAAAAGGTCAGCAAGAACTTTTGGGGCTTTGACTAATCCACCATATGCCACTGAAAAGTCATCTTCTTTCCCCACCGCATCTGAGAACTCTTTAACCTATCCAATGacaccaaaaacacacacaacttGATGAGAATATCACAAGAACATGTTCTCTCAATCTCAAGATAGTTTAAATTGTTTCAGTACAAGAATCACTCTGTTCCCAACCCTAAGGTTGTTCTTGATAAGGGTTACCTTTTCATCTAAGGAAGGAGCATTGCGTCGGAGAAATCGATAGAGACCATGATTAAGAGCGACACGAGCGAGTTTCTCAGTACTCACATTAGCTGCTCTCAACAGAGACAACTCGTGTGGCTCAAGGCTAGGGTACGTTAGGTATAAGTAATTCGAGATGGCTAGACCAATAGCACTATCGCCTACGAACTCAAGCCGCTCGTAAGAAGGATGGTCCGTACAAGAGGTGTGCGTAAGCGCTTCTTTTAAAAGACTCTTGTTCCTGAATCTGTAGTTGAGAATCTTCTCCACTGCTTCCATAGACTCCATCTCCGGCGAAACAGGAAcgcttggtggtggtggtgcggATGGGGAAAGAGCATTATTGTAGAAACGGTGGGTATCGAGTGGAGGTGCCGTagacgatgatgatggtggAAGTGAATTGGATAAGTTATGGCGAGTGATCGCCGGGAAATTGTACTCCGGTGAGAAAAAGTGATCCATGGGAGAGAAGAGAATCTAAAGCGACACAACAcaacagtgatgatgatgatgatgggatgagtcttcttctttgttttttattcttttttattcattgaCTAAGTAAGTATTTATTATAGTCTTCAGGACAAATTAGGAAAAggaataaaaattgttttttttttcttgggtacAAAATATTTAAAGGGGCAATTTTTATTTggcttaaaccctaaaaactgagtttttatttgctttctcaGTATTGGGTCGATGAAGAGGTGTGTGCTTTGTTGATACATCTCGAGTGTAGTAGGTTATCGAAGACCGAAGGGGAGTTTCAAAGGTTACTTTTCTACTCTGTTTATTTCGCGATTTTTAGTTTCTGTTCgcaattttgggtttttgtatTGCGATTTGTATGACAgattcgtgttttttttttattggttctCTCACACCTCATAAATGGGTTCTGAGTTTTGATTGAatggattagggttttttgggTGTGAGTGTTGTTCTGATATTTGGTGGAAATGCAGGTTTTTGATCATGGAGGGAGAAGAGAGTCTGTTGGATGCTatcaatgaagaagatggatttgAAAACGTGGAGGATGTTGACATGGTTGatgtggaagaaggagagattctTGTGGAGCATGATTTAGATTCTGGGGAGAGACCAAATGGTGATGGTGGCGGTGATGGAGACAAATATAAAGGAGGGCTTTTGGGTAAGAAGGATGGACAGGATCAgccaaacaagaacaagaagaagaagaagaagaagaagaagagaataggCCCTGCGATTGACAAACCCATGAGTGTAGACTggtaattgattttttttttctatatgtcTGATGTTGTTATGTGAATACTTGGTGGAGCTGCATGATATTGGCTCTGGTTGAGACTTTGCTCAcagtttgatgattttgtttttgcaggttTGTTAGAGATACCTGTAGACGcctgaaggagaagaagtcTTACATGATATACACGGCTGTTGGGTGTCTTGGAATGGCTGCCTTAGGTGATCTTGTCAATGAGGTATTAATTGCATACACTACTACTACAagatgttttctatgtttttgcAGTCGAAAGACTGTTTGATCTGTGTGCGACCAGCATGAGTGGCAATCTTGTTTAGCTATATTGTTTCCACCTGCAGTTCAAGATGTTTTCTAGTTGGAGCGTTCTTTGCTGCTTCAAATACTGTGCCTTGTGCTGAGATATAGCTGGTGAAAAGTTCATATGTTATAGGTTgtgatattttcttcttcccgTGTGCACATCagtgttttctctgtttttattgatGTAGACAATGTGGACTACACCATGTGTGGATAGATGATGACTACTACAGTGTCATTCATCTATGTCAACTATATTACCATAATCAAGAGATGACTGTCTGTCTTACCAATTCTTTATGAATTGCTCTCTCTGTTTGCTTGAACTTGGTTAGGATTATATCTATTCTGTATTGCAAGAGTCATGCCAAAAGTTTTAACATATAACTGATGATggcaagaaatatatttttgtcttaGGTGGAAGCAATTGAGACCTGTGGAGGTCAAGTGACTGTTGATGGCAGTAGGAAACGGACAGGTGGTGGTGTATTGTGGAACATCATCAAAGCGAGACAGCCTGCAGCTTACAGAGAGATAATGAAAAAGACCAAGGAGTTTGAGGTTTGTTCTTGCCAATTGTCTTATTACAACATGCTAGACCATTTTTTCTTTCCTATACCTCTGTGTCTTATACTATTCAAACTTTGCAGAAACAATTTAGGTACCCAAACACGAGACCGAAAAGAGATCAGGGTAGCTCCTCCGAAGGACTTGCCTCTGCAGATGAAGCTCTTGTCAATGAGATGTGTGATACGCCGGTAGCTGAGCAGACTGAATCCAAACCGCAAGTAGAAAGGAAGCCTGTTCATGAGAGGATCAGAGTACCTGTTTCATATGATGACCTTTTCTCTCCTTCGGATGCTTAACAAGCACAACATTCTTCTGCTTGAGCTCATTTATTACCTGTTTgccttcagatttttttttgactagGTAAACAATATATCTAAGCAGCTGGATTGCTTTTTGTCTTGTGGAAAGCAATGATTTTGTTGAGGAATGCATTAACCAATTTATATATACCAAATTACTAACTACCAAAGTATATTACACAAACTTGAGCATCTACCTAGAAAGTCACTACATAACATCAACCAAAGCTTTGCATAAAGATGTTCGTTTGTTAAATTTCTCATTACATGACGCAGCTTGATCTACACCACAATATGAAATAGTCGTCCTGGGGTTCTCTTTATGATTTTCTTGTTAATCCATCTTCTGTGAATATCTTCTCAACTGACATCATTGCTTGGACGAGTCATGTCTGTATAACATCACCTCTCGTACTGACCTTGGGTTCAGAGCTAGCCTCTCGTACAAACTTGGTGTTCGTATGCAGCTTACACATAGAGGATCATATTCGGAGAATCCGGGTCAACTTGTAAACCTGAAATTACAGTTTGAATCAATATATGACCTGATATGAATTCCCATGGCAGTGAAtaacataaagagagagatataaagaaagcaaaagagataGAGAACTGACTTGGGCAGTCCTGCTTGGCAAAAACACCTCTAAGCAATTTCGTTGACCATCAATCCTGCATAAATGTGGATTTGGTTCAAATGATAAACAGACAACGTCCTTACTTCGTTGACAACTAGGATCTTACAACAATCAACTATGTGACAATTACAAACCTCTTGCTAATTGACCGTTGGAGATACTGGTCCTCCGATACAAGTCCTTGACCCCCATATTTTACTTCATCAGAGTTCAATATCATCTGCAGAATCCAGACAATATTCTTAGCCTCTTATTAGGTGAAACGCATAAATAACCCTTCTAGTAATGATAGTGTTCTATCCATGAGTAGACGAATACAGAAAACCACAGCAACTATATTTCATGGAATGAAACAACTGTTTCAACTGACAGACTCTTATTACCAAAATGACAGATAGAGGGTGGAATCTATACAGAGAATGAAAAACTTACGGTATATTCACCAGCTTCCTCTATGCCAACATCATACTTTTCATATGAATTTAATGGGTGGAAGTTAAAGATAAATAGGAAAGGACCCCTCGAGAATGAGATCACCTGTAGATGATGAAAAGTTGAATTGTAAGCAGGCTTATTGTCCAAACCCTTTCATAATTGATGCACACTTTGGCAGTCTCACTTTGCTAAGGCATACACTGTTATTATCTGGCTTCATAAATCTATAAATGTGTCTGGAGAAACCCTATTACAATGCATGAATGCAATTCGTTCTATTCCTAGCAAACACTAGCATGCCAGTGACTTTCAGGAGCTTAGAGAAGCCAATTCAGTGGGTACTTTGACGATTAATTTTCTGGTTCATACCCTAAACCCAAACAATATTAAgtggaaagaagaagcaaaaggatTCAAAtaccatatttgcatcattcaCATGGTGGGTGCTGGGTAGACCTCTTGAAAGGATACCCTTGCTTTTATCCAAGTCCATTAGCTCCTACAAATAAGGAATGAGATCAGCAAAGCATTTCTTTTGATGCAAGAGGACATATGCTTGGAATATTTTCCATTCCTAACATGtaattatatacaatataattcTTACAAAGATGGGTATAGTTATTGTTTAATAAGGAATCAGGATATACAACTAGTTGCTTCTGATATAAGATGAGCATTATCAGCAGTAAGTCTGTTTTAGTTCAAGTTTTCGAGACTTTCTCAGCTTGATAACATTCATTCGCCTCCGTTATAGCCAATACAGTATTGAATTGCTATAAAAGTTAAAGAATAAAGTTTTCAGAGATGCTAACTAAATCATGGCTATGGAAGCTGTACTTTTAGGTTTAAAGACTGATACCTTGTCAAACGAAAACAAGTGATGATGCACTCCACTTTTCAGCAGGTCCCAACGGCGGTTAGCAAGTGAAAACGAGAAGTTATTGCTCTGCGTTGGAAACTCAACCCTCTGACAAAAGGTGAAAAGGATTAAACGTCAAAAACATGAAGATGATGTCATTGGAACAGTGAGAATTAGGAGAGTTACCTCAGGATGTCCAAATTCATTTCCCATGAAATTGAGGTAAGCACGGCCACCAATTGTAAAAGTAATCAGTCTAATCATCTGGTTCAAGCAATGACAAGAAACGAAGCTTTCAGAAAATAAGTGAGACAAAAGCATGAATAAGCACTTCACGGAGAGGACACAAATACAAAATGAAGCTTGATGCAGCTCATAGGATGTAGAAATAAGAAATCATCTTCTCCTTCGCTAAACATTTTAGAAAACAAGAGTGGATTTACAACTGCATAAATGACAATAGAAGGATGTACTTGCACTATTTGATTCACCACCTAGTATTCTTAAATATAAAAGACACATTTGATGGGATTAAAGCAACAGCTAGCTACACAGAGAATTAAGAGTGGAATAGAGACAACGGTATAGTTTAATGAAAACAGAGGGCAGTTATTCAACAATCTTCCGGACTTCatctttttaacttttgaatGCACAATTCAGAATAAACATTCAATCTCATTATACAGTTGAGTTCTCATCATGAT
The Camelina sativa cultivar DH55 chromosome 15, Cs, whole genome shotgun sequence DNA segment above includes these coding regions:
- the LOC104746449 gene encoding phosphorylated adapter RNA export protein — encoded protein: MEGEESLLDAINEEDGFENVEDVDMVDVEEGEILVEHDLDSGERPNGDGGGDGDKYKGGLLGKKDGQDQPNKNKKKKKKKKKRIGPAIDKPMSVDWFVRDTCRRLKEKKSYMIYTAVGCLGMAALGDLVNEVEAIETCGGQVTVDGSRKRTGGGVLWNIIKARQPAAYREIMKKTKEFEKQFRYPNTRPKRDQGSSSEGLASADEALVNEMCDTPVAEQTESKPQVERKPVHERIRVPVSYDDLFSPSDA
- the LOC104746447 gene encoding ribonuclease 3-like protein 2, which encodes MDHFFSPEYNFPAITRHNLSNSLPPSSSSTAPPLDTHRFYNNALSPSAPPPPSVPVSPEMESMEAVEKILNYRFRNKSLLKEALTHTSCTDHPSYERLEFVGDSAIGLAISNYLYLTYPSLEPHELSLLRAANVSTEKLARVALNHGLYRFLRRNAPSLDEKVKEFSDAVGKEDDFSVAYGGLVKAPKVLADLLESLAGAVYVDVNFDLQRLWVIFRGLLEPIVTLDDLEKQPQPVSKLFKLCHKHKKRIDIRNWKDGNNSIADIYLDDKFVASGRAENKDIARLIAGKEALRQLSEVLPVEMVIDEDSVQIEFKYAKTKLIEICLKKKWPKPIYSVEEERSSVKGKRFVCSAKIKIPTKENTLYMKGDEQSKIKKAESSAAYHMITALRKSPYL